One Aegilops tauschii subsp. strangulata cultivar AL8/78 chromosome 7, Aet v6.0, whole genome shotgun sequence genomic window carries:
- the LOC109734879 gene encoding probable RNA methyltransferase At5g51130: MITTAAPEGVAQPPAAAKGPKGEAERKQSDAQGRGGNSGGGGGGGGGADGGGGGRGKKRKNKGGAFIYGNYRNYYGYRIDRNGGEDPRLEIFKKEWFAGKDCLDIGCNQGLVTIGIAMKFECQSILGVDIDKGLIDLANWNLRRISRTGNMAPESAKVHNSSDSTTKSCPEEVVSEMPNGNISKYEQPDLFEIVSFRSENFVQSKHKYAEQYDTIMCLSVTKWIHLNWGDDGIITLFVKIWSLLRPGGIFIMEPQPWTSYRKNRLVSEFAKENFKYICIYPEKFREVLLDKVGFRSAEVIANRLVGSVAGFDRPIEVYYK; encoded by the exons ATGATCACCACGGCTGCGCCAGAGGGCGTCGCGCAGCCACCTGCCGCGGCCAAGGGGCCCAAAGGAGAGGCGGAGAGGAAACAGAGCGACGCACAGGGAAGAGGAGGAAAcagcggtggtggcggcggcggcggcggcggtgcagaTGGCGGGGGTGGAGGTAGAGGGAAGAAGCGGAAGAACAAGGGAGGTGCCTTCATCTACGGAAACTACAGGAACTACTACGGCTACCGA ATTGATCGTAACGGCGGTGAAGATCCCCGCCTTGAGATATTCAAGAAGGAGTGGTTTGCAGGCAAGGATTGTCTCGATATTGGATGCAACCAAGGTTTGGTCACAATCGGTATAG CGATGAAGTTTGAATGTCAAAGCATCCTTGGAGTTGACATTGATAAAG GTTTGATTGACCTTGCTAACTGGAATTTAAGAAGGATATCTCGAACAGGCAACATGGCTCCAGAAAGTGCCAAGGTTCATAACTCGTCAGACTCCACAACTAAGAGCTGTCCTGAAGAAGTGGTATCTGAAATGCCAAATGGAAATATTTCTAAGTACGAACAACCTGATCTTTTTGAAATCGTCTCTTTTCGGTCTGAAAATTTTGTACAGAGCAAACACAAATATGCAGAACAGTATGACACCATCATGTG TTTGAGCGTGACAAAATGGATCCACCTGAACTGGGGTGATGATGGCATAATCACTTTGTTTGTGAAGATATGGAGTCTTCTAAGACCG GGAGGGATTTTTATCATGGAGCCTCAACCTTGGACCTCGTATAGGAAAAACAGATTAGTGTCAGAG TTTGCCAAAGAAAACTTCAAATATATCTGTATATACCCTGAGAAATTCCGGGAGGTACTTCTGGACAAG GTAGGATTTAGGTCAGCAGAGGTGATTGCCAACAGATTGGTCGGATCTGTCGCTGGTTTTGACCGCCCAATTGAAGTTTACTACAAATGA